Proteins encoded together in one Vigna angularis cultivar LongXiaoDou No.4 chromosome 5, ASM1680809v1, whole genome shotgun sequence window:
- the LOC108324832 gene encoding cytosolic sulfotransferase 15, whose product MASTEGLQAYEEEKLLLSLPKEKGWAARHLYLFQDFWCPSNFIEGVNNFQKHFQAKDSDVIVASFPKSGTTWLKALTFSIVNRKRFSSFDNHPLLTSNSHELVPFLDFIFHGDNIQHKLSYLSNMTEPRVFGTHIPFPSLSKSIKESNCKIIYICRNPFDTFVSFWIFANKSNPDSLHKLTMEEALENYCKGIIGFGPTWEHMLGYWKESIATPNKVLFLKYEELKEDINFYVKRVAEFLDCPFTEEEESNGVIESISNLCSFEKMKNLEVNKSGTFDRNFEKKYLFRKGEIGDWVNYFSPAMRDKLSQTMEEKLGGSGLSFKTYS is encoded by the coding sequence ATGGCTTCAACAGAAGGGCTTCAAGCATATGAAGAAGAGAAGCTCCTTCTGTCCCTTCCCAAAGAGAAGGGTTGGGCAGCACGCCATCTCTATCTCTTTCAAGATTTTTGGTGTCCATCAAATTTTATCGAAGGtgtaaacaattttcaaaagcaCTTTCAGGCAAAAGACAGTGATGTTATTGTTGCCAGCTTTCCAAAATCAGGTACTACTTGGTTGAAAGCCCTTACTTTTTCTATTGTCAACAGAAAACGTTTCTCATCTTTTGATAATCATCCATTACTCACTTCCAATTCACATGAACTTGTTCCTTTCCTTGACTTCATCTTTCATGGTGATAACATCCAACACAAGCTTTCTTACCTCTCCAATATGACTGAACCAAGAGTTTTTGGTACTCACATTCCATTCCCCTCCCTTTCCAAGTCAATTAAAGAGTCCAACTGTAAGATAATTTATATATGCAGAAATCCATTTGAcacttttgtttcattttggaTCTTCGCCAATAAAAGTAATCCAGACTCTCTGCATAAACTGACAATGGAAGAAGCCCTAGAAAACTACTGCAAGGGAATAATAGGGTTTGGTCCGACTTGGGAACATATGTTAGGTTACTGGAAAGAGAGCATAGCAACACCAAACAAGGTTCTGTTCTTGAAATATGAAGAACTCAAAGAAGATATAAATTTTTACGTGAAAAGAGTTGCAGAATTCTTGGACTGTCCTTTCACAGAAGAAGAGGAAAGTAACGGAGTGATTGAAAGCATAAGCAACTTATGCAGTTTCGAGAAAATGAAGAATCTAGAAGTGAATAAATCTGGAACATTTGACAGGAACTTCGAGAAAAAATACTTATTTCGGAAGGGTGAAATAGGAGATTGGGTAAACTACTTTTCCCCAGCTATGAGAGACAAATTATCCCAAACCATGGAAGAAAAATTAGGTGGATCTGGTCTTTCCTTTAAAACgtattcttaa
- the LOC108324834 gene encoding cytosolic sulfotransferase 15-like yields MEEKEVSEENKRSHDCKELIVSLPREKGWITPYLHLFQGFWYSSSEIQAINTFQNHFQAKDNDIVVASVPKSGTTWLKALTFAIVKRQNFPISENHPLLVFNPHELVPPFEFVIYDETNWQVHELPKMPEPRLFGTHVPFSSLAKSIKETNTKIIYICRNLFDTFISTWVFVNRIMPEFLPALPLEEAFERYCKGIIGFGPSWNHILGYWRESIARPDKVLFLKYEDVKEDVVFNVKKIAEFLGYPFTKEEESNGVIENIIKLCSFEHMKELMVNKCGTMGKGRIVENKYFFRKAEIGDWVNYFSPPMVEKLSKIIEEKLSGSDLSFRLCDLNNST; encoded by the coding sequence ATGGAAGAGAAAGAAGTAAGTGAAGAAAACAAACGAAGCCATGATTGTAAGGAGTTAATTGTCTCTCTTCCTAGAGAGAAGGGTTGGATAACACCTTATCTCCATTTATTCCAAGGATTTTGGTATTCATCAAGTGAAATCCAAGCCATAAACACTTTTCAAAATCACTTCCAAGCTAAAGACAATGATATTGTTGTTGCTAGTGTTCCAAAATCAGGAACCACTTGGTTGAAAGCCCTAACCTTTGCCATTGTCAAACGCCAAAATTTTCCTATCTCAGAGAACCATCCTCTACTTGTTTTCAATCCCCATGAACTTGTGCCTCCATTTGAATTTGTCATTTATGATGAAACTAATTGGCAAGTTCATGAGCTACCTAAAATGCCAGAGCCAAGACTTTTTGGAACCCATGTTCCATTTTCTTCATTGGCCAAATCAATCAAAGAGACAAACACTAAGATCATTTACATTTGTAGGAACCTATTTGACACTTTCATATCTACCTGGGTTTTTGTCAACAGAATTATGCCTGAGTTTTTGCCTGCATTACCTCTAGAGGAAGCTTTTGAAAGGTACTGCAAAGGGATAATTGGATTTGGTCCATCATGGAACCATATACTTGGCTATTGGAGAGAGAGCATTGCAAGACCAGATAAGGTTTTGTTCTTGAAGTACGAAGATGTTAAAGAAGATGTTGtctttaatgttaaaaaaattgcagAATTCTTGGGGTATCCTTTCACTAAAGAAGAGGAAAGTAATGGAgtgattgaaaatataattaagttgtGTAGCTTTGAACATATGAAGGAATTAATGGTAAATAAATGTGGAACCATGGGCAAAGGAAGGATAGTTGAGAATAAGTATTTCTTTCGGAAGGCAGAAATAGGAGATTGGGTAAATTATTTTTCTCCTCCAATGGTTGAAAAATTATCCAAAATTATAGAGGAAAAATTAAGTGGGTCGGATCTATCATTTAGATTGTGTGATCTTAATAATAGTACTTAG
- the LOC108324835 gene encoding cytosolic sulfotransferase 15-like, with translation MDRVGPIKGRSSRPGQTSTELVFRSKIDRVSNEENELLLSLPKERGLGAAPYLHLFQDFWCPSFYFPGVNNFQKHFHAKDSDVFVASFPKSGTTWLKALTFVIINHQRFSSFEHHPLLSSNPHELVSFPEFILSHDLDDQILSLSNMSEPRLLATHLPFPSLPKSITKSNCKIIYICRNPFDTFVSAWEFFTKKSSVSSPALTFEEAFEKYCNGIMGFGPWWSHMLGYWNESITRPNKVLFLKYEDLKEDSVFHVKRMIEFLDTPVKGESTAVIENIINLCRFEKMKDLEVNKSGEIDNIAEKKNFFRKGKIGDWINYFSPSMIEKLSKIIEEKLSGSGLSFKLHS, from the coding sequence caaatgaagaaaatgagCTATTGCTCTCCCTTCCGAAGGAGAGGGGTTTGGGTGCAGCTCCCTATCTCCATCTATTTCAAGATTTTTGGTGTCCATCATTTTATTTTCCAGGAGTGAACaactttcaaaaacattttcatgCAAAGGACAGTGATGTTTTTGTTGCCAGCTTTCCAAAATCAGGTACCACCTGGTTGAAAGCCCTTACTTTTGTCATTATAAACCATCAACGTTTTTCCTCTTTCGAGCACCATCCATTACTGTCTTCCAATCCTCATGAACTTGTGTCTTTCCCTGAATTCATCTTGTCTCATGATTTGGATGACCAGATTCTTTCCCTCTCCAACATGAGTGAGCCAAGACTTCTTGCTACTCACTTACCTTTCCCTTCATTACCTAAGTCAATCACAAAATCCAATTGCAAGATCATTTATATATGTAGAAATCCATTTGATACTTTTGTTTCAGCATGGGAATTCTTTACTAAAAAAAGTTCAGTGTCTTCACCTGCATTAACATTCGAGGAAGCATTTGAAAAGTATTGCAATGGGATAATGGGGTTTGGTCCATGGTGGAGTCATATGTTAGGTTACTGGAATGAGAGCATAACTAGACCTAACAAAGTTTTGTTCTTAAAGTATGAAGATCTCAAAGAGGATTCAGTATTTCATGTGAAAAGAATGATAGAGTTCTTGGACACTCCTGTAAAAGGAGAGAGTACAGCAGTGATTGAAAACATAATCAATCTGTGCAGATTTGAAAAGATGAAGGATTTGGAAGTGAATAAATCAGGAGAAATAGACAATATTGCAGAGAAGAAAAACTTCTTTCGGAAGGGTAAGATAGGAGATTGGATAAATTACTTTTCTCCTTCTATGATAGAAAAGTTATCCAAAATCATTGAAGAAAAATTAAGTGGATCAGGTTTATCATTTAAACTGCATTCCTAA